One genomic region from Halobacteriovoraceae bacterium encodes:
- a CDS encoding HEAT repeat domain-containing protein → MITKSILIFSIVTSVYCSTKEPQKLLLEQNFLNLKNDEKEIKSLKQSVLNKGGKAVPTLIKVMKKDEFPDHSRWVATFLLGQIMKDKAVPFIARFSEHPNWIMRMASLKTLLAMKQTKYSDIYAFLLKDKSLIVRTQALENIRKLNLTKYAPQVWAMLYDKRNYYENKKDEKDLKNRKHIIKEVITAIGDLGLKKAIKPLLSMSQKKKYHDIFEEIDYSLSILLEKKSPKNLSAKKHFWKKMALSNVTI, encoded by the coding sequence ATGATTACCAAAAGTATCCTTATTTTTTCTATTGTCACAAGTGTTTACTGTTCAACTAAGGAACCTCAAAAGTTACTTTTAGAACAAAATTTTTTAAATCTAAAAAATGATGAGAAAGAGATTAAATCTTTAAAACAAAGTGTACTTAATAAGGGAGGCAAAGCTGTACCAACCTTAATTAAAGTAATGAAAAAAGATGAATTTCCGGATCACTCTAGGTGGGTGGCCACCTTTTTGCTTGGTCAGATTATGAAAGATAAGGCCGTTCCTTTTATTGCTCGATTTTCCGAGCATCCTAATTGGATTATGAGGATGGCATCATTAAAAACACTTTTGGCCATGAAACAAACAAAATATTCTGATATTTATGCTTTCTTACTTAAGGACAAATCACTTATTGTAAGAACTCAGGCCCTGGAAAATATTAGAAAATTAAATCTCACCAAATATGCTCCTCAAGTCTGGGCAATGCTATATGATAAAAGAAATTATTACGAAAATAAAAAAGATGAAAAAGATCTAAAAAATCGAAAACATATTATAAAAGAAGTGATTACTGCAATAGGGGACCTTGGGCTGAAAAAGGCGATTAAACCACTTCTATCAATGTCTCAGAAGAAAAAATATCATGATATTTTTGAAGAAATTGACTATTCGCTTAGTATACTCTTGGAGAAAAAATCTCCTAAGAATTTGTCAGCAAAAAAACATTTTTGGAAAAAAATGGCCCTGAGTAATGTGACGATATAG
- a CDS encoding aminotransferase class IV — protein sequence MERYDARRFLYGDGFFTTIFVDNGKALFLTEHLERLERSAQIAYPKNIQIDDIEKEIKLKIKNFSAGTLRVDVCWGQKQKDLLVNDNGDFSIFYTLSEISKENHPLAVDKFVKVGFSSSILGKPFFSEKIKTVNYFEIFAERKNSRFDDLILTDLNGVICEASTSNVFFLIDDQWVTPKMNPNILPGITRKKILHFYPGIIERDISKDEITKIEEGFLTNSRNLIVPISEFENKALTTIEVESFKRDFLTQVYEELND from the coding sequence ATGGAAAGATATGACGCGAGACGTTTTTTATATGGTGATGGTTTTTTTACCACAATTTTTGTAGATAACGGGAAGGCGCTATTTCTCACAGAGCATTTAGAACGCTTAGAAAGAAGTGCACAAATTGCCTATCCAAAAAACATACAAATAGATGATATTGAGAAGGAAATTAAACTAAAAATTAAAAATTTCTCGGCCGGGACTCTCAGAGTAGATGTTTGTTGGGGGCAAAAACAAAAAGATCTCCTCGTAAATGACAATGGAGATTTTTCTATATTTTACACTCTTAGTGAAATTTCAAAAGAAAACCATCCCCTCGCTGTAGATAAGTTTGTTAAAGTAGGATTTTCATCAAGCATTTTAGGTAAACCTTTTTTTAGTGAAAAAATCAAAACGGTCAATTATTTTGAAATTTTTGCAGAAAGAAAAAACAGTAGGTTTGATGATTTAATATTAACAGATTTGAACGGTGTGATATGTGAAGCAAGTACGTCAAATGTTTTTTTCTTAATCGATGATCAGTGGGTTACCCCTAAGATGAATCCGAATATTCTACCAGGAATCACGAGAAAAAAAATATTACACTTTTATCCAGGAATAATTGAACGAGATATTTCAAAAGACGAAATCACAAAGATTGAAGAGGGCTTTTTAACAAATTCTCGCAATTTGATTGTCCCTATATCTGAATTTGAAAATAAAGCATTGACAACGATTGAAGTCGAAAGTTTTAAAAGAGATTTTTTAACTCAAGTGTATGAGGAATTAAATGATTAA
- a CDS encoding DNA gyrase inhibitor YacG, with protein MKKKVVKCPQCGREFSYFESEFRPFCSEKCKMIDLGHWFSESYTIPVKNELGEQIEFIEDLEEEEDIY; from the coding sequence ATTAAAAAAAAAGTAGTAAAATGTCCACAGTGTGGCCGTGAATTTTCTTATTTCGAGAGCGAATTTAGACCTTTTTGCTCAGAAAAATGCAAAATGATTGATTTAGGCCATTGGTTTTCTGAGTCCTATACAATACCTGTCAAAAATGAATTAGGTGAGCAGATTGAATTTATCGAAGATCTTGAAGAAGAAGAAGATATTTATTAA
- a CDS encoding transposase — protein sequence MKAINMAYKFKMLPTVSQERLFGIWAGTCRFLYNLCLEHRILSWNQYRKGTNYFDQANELKNLKKVEGFEWIKEAPAQILQQSLKDLDKAFKSFWRSGFGFPKFKKRHFGDSFRFPDPKQFEIRKVSNKKAFVKLPKAGEVAFRLSRQIEGKIKNATIKKESDGWYISFCVEKDIEVAKNNNPNVGIDRGIAETLVLSYEADSLKDIQLTLPVKCKELRERIKALQKRLKLKKKFSEKWKRIQNQLRKLHSKIARIRHDFLHKASTYVAKNHSYVSLEDLKIKNMSKSAKGSLESPGKNVKAKSGLNREILFQGWGIFALQLKYKTEWGSGYLELVNPRFTSTRCSECLYNDKRNRKGKAFKCLNCGHVEDADKNGSKNIDREGRSRRDRGDVVVAPIFEAVTSSSV from the coding sequence ATGAAAGCGATCAATATGGCCTATAAATTTAAAATGCTACCGACTGTTTCTCAGGAAAGACTTTTTGGGATATGGGCCGGGACATGCCGCTTTCTTTACAACTTATGCCTGGAACATAGAATATTGTCATGGAATCAATATCGAAAAGGAACCAACTATTTTGATCAGGCCAATGAGTTAAAGAATTTAAAGAAAGTTGAAGGATTTGAGTGGATAAAAGAAGCTCCTGCCCAAATACTGCAACAATCGTTGAAAGACCTAGATAAGGCCTTTAAGTCATTTTGGAGAAGTGGCTTTGGGTTTCCTAAATTTAAAAAAAGACATTTTGGTGACTCATTTCGTTTTCCTGACCCAAAACAGTTTGAGATCAGAAAAGTCAGTAATAAGAAGGCCTTTGTAAAATTGCCCAAAGCAGGAGAGGTAGCTTTTAGACTATCTAGGCAAATTGAGGGAAAAATCAAGAATGCAACGATTAAAAAAGAATCTGATGGTTGGTATATTAGTTTTTGTGTTGAAAAAGACATTGAAGTAGCAAAAAATAATAATCCAAACGTCGGGATTGATCGAGGAATAGCTGAGACGCTTGTTTTGAGCTATGAGGCAGACAGTTTAAAAGATATCCAATTAACTCTTCCAGTGAAATGTAAAGAATTAAGAGAAAGAATCAAAGCTCTTCAAAAGCGTCTAAAATTGAAAAAGAAATTTTCAGAAAAATGGAAAAGAATTCAAAATCAATTAAGAAAACTGCACTCAAAAATAGCAAGAATTAGACATGATTTTCTTCATAAAGCATCCACTTACGTTGCCAAGAACCACAGCTATGTAAGTTTAGAAGATCTGAAGATAAAAAACATGTCAAAATCAGCAAAAGGAAGCTTGGAATCTCCTGGAAAAAATGTAAAGGCCAAATCAGGTCTAAATCGAGAGATTCTCTTTCAGGGCTGGGGAATTTTTGCCCTCCAGTTAAAGTATAAAACTGAATGGGGTAGTGGATATCTTGAGCTTGTGAATCCTAGATTCACAAGTACAAGATGTAGTGAGTGTCTCTACAATGATAAAAGAAACAGGAAGGGAAAAGCCTTTAAGTGCTTAAACTGTGGCCATGTGGAAGATGCTGATAAAAATGGAAGTAAAAATATAGACAGGGAGGGGCGCTCCCGAAGAGACCGTGGAGATGTGGTGGTTGCACCAATCTTTGAAGCGGTAACCTCTAGTAGTGTATAA
- a CDS encoding KpsF/GutQ family sugar-phosphate isomerase yields the protein MSYTQLFNDVLKAESLAIEKASQNIKDEQVQNLINIYKSLEKSGGSLVLIGVGKSGIVAQKIASTFTSLGLSSYFIHPTEALHGDLGRINHNDAVCLISKSGSTEEIQKLLPYLPVEKESVIGLLGNISSSLASSCKVIFDCSVEKEACLNNQAPTTSSTLTLAMGDAMAVAYEKFIGLSKEGFAENHPGGILGKSLRMKVKSIMWKLEDCPVVNAHCKLKEILLAMTKNPVGGCAILDERGLLLGIIVEGDIRRALLEKENALESTAKSVMTKNPVVIAPDDLAFNALEKMEKREKQIDILPVVDSNNKFYGFIRLHDLMKEGFL from the coding sequence ATGAGTTATACTCAATTATTTAATGATGTACTTAAAGCAGAGTCACTGGCCATTGAAAAGGCATCGCAGAATATTAAGGACGAACAGGTTCAAAACTTAATTAATATTTATAAATCCTTAGAAAAAAGTGGCGGTAGTCTGGTTCTTATTGGAGTGGGGAAGTCGGGAATAGTTGCTCAAAAAATTGCCTCTACTTTTACTTCTTTGGGACTAAGTTCATATTTTATTCATCCAACGGAAGCTTTACACGGTGATTTGGGAAGAATCAATCATAATGATGCTGTTTGTTTAATTAGCAAATCTGGTTCGACTGAAGAAATCCAAAAACTTTTACCTTATCTCCCTGTGGAAAAAGAATCTGTCATTGGTTTGTTAGGAAACATATCTTCATCTTTGGCCTCATCATGTAAGGTTATTTTTGATTGTTCAGTGGAAAAGGAAGCTTGTCTAAATAATCAAGCACCTACTACTTCGTCAACTTTAACACTGGCCATGGGAGATGCGATGGCCGTTGCTTATGAGAAATTCATAGGTTTAAGTAAAGAGGGTTTTGCGGAAAATCACCCTGGTGGAATACTTGGAAAGTCATTGCGAATGAAAGTTAAGAGTATTATGTGGAAACTCGAAGATTGTCCGGTGGTGAATGCACATTGTAAATTGAAAGAGATACTACTGGCCATGACAAAAAATCCAGTTGGAGGATGCGCTATTTTAGATGAAAGAGGTCTTTTATTAGGCATTATTGTTGAAGGAGATATTCGAAGAGCATTGTTGGAAAAAGAGAATGCTCTTGAATCAACTGCTAAGAGTGTAATGACAAAAAATCCTGTCGTTATTGCTCCAGATGATCTAGCATTTAATGCTCTAGAGAAAATGGAAAAAAGAGAAAAGCAAATTGATATTTTACCGGTTGTAGATTCGAATAACAAATTTTATGGTTTTATCCGTCTTCATGATCTCATGAAAGAAGGCTTTCTATAG
- the hflX gene encoding GTPase HflX: MLENDLKITTDVKAAIFSIVSPAMKEYSNIEDSKRSVEELYELLRTLGIEVVADTIQNKKSPEASTILGEGKLIEIAKEAKELGAELLVSDIELTAGQIRNIKKLTGLDVIDRCHVILEIFANHAHTKEAKIQIEIARLEYLLPRLTGLWSHLGRQRGARGTIGGEGEQQIELDRRIVRQRIEHYKEELVEVQKSRKEQNKKRSKTSLTAALVGYTNAGKSSVMNRLCKEEVLEENKLFATLDSTYRTLNPDSKPPMILVDTVGFISNLPNTLIDGFKTTLDSAVLADLLIIVCDISDPHFEKHLDVTQSVLDELEIGKKERLLVFNKKDKLQDKLKEKLILKSYPKSFVVSTFDQSDMKLLRDHIINHFLDKQDHFDLFIPYEDGLSHSKILAKTNVQKSENYEKGVFYRIRIPEFIFGQLNLKKYVLAPEDLEGPLFR; encoded by the coding sequence ATGCTTGAAAACGACTTAAAAATTACCACCGATGTTAAGGCCGCTATATTCTCAATTGTTAGTCCGGCCATGAAAGAATACAGCAATATTGAAGACTCAAAAAGATCTGTAGAGGAATTGTACGAACTTCTCAGAACTTTGGGGATAGAGGTAGTTGCTGACACCATTCAAAACAAAAAGTCCCCTGAGGCCAGCACTATTTTAGGCGAGGGAAAACTCATTGAAATAGCAAAAGAGGCAAAAGAGCTTGGAGCAGAACTTCTAGTCTCTGATATTGAATTAACAGCAGGACAAATCAGAAATATTAAAAAGCTCACAGGCCTTGATGTCATTGATAGGTGTCATGTCATTCTTGAAATTTTTGCAAACCACGCACATACAAAAGAAGCTAAGATTCAAATTGAAATTGCAAGACTTGAATATCTCCTTCCTAGGCTTACGGGATTATGGTCTCACTTAGGCAGACAAAGAGGGGCCAGAGGGACAATTGGAGGAGAGGGTGAGCAACAAATTGAGCTCGATAGAAGGATTGTTCGTCAAAGAATTGAACATTACAAAGAAGAACTAGTAGAAGTACAAAAATCTAGAAAAGAACAAAACAAAAAAAGAAGTAAAACATCCCTTACGGCGGCGTTGGTGGGATATACAAACGCCGGAAAATCTTCTGTCATGAATAGGCTTTGTAAGGAAGAAGTGCTTGAGGAAAACAAGCTATTTGCGACGTTGGATTCGACTTATAGAACACTTAATCCGGATAGTAAGCCACCTATGATTTTAGTCGATACAGTTGGTTTTATTTCAAATTTGCCCAATACATTGATTGATGGTTTTAAAACGACATTAGACTCAGCGGTTCTGGCCGATCTTTTAATTATTGTTTGTGATATTTCTGATCCACATTTTGAAAAACATTTAGATGTGACACAATCTGTATTAGATGAACTTGAAATAGGTAAAAAGGAGAGGCTTTTAGTTTTTAATAAAAAGGATAAACTTCAAGATAAGTTGAAAGAAAAGTTAATTCTTAAAAGTTATCCAAAAAGTTTTGTCGTCTCTACATTTGATCAATCTGATATGAAACTTTTAAGAGATCATATCATCAATCATTTTTTGGATAAACAAGATCATTTCGATCTTTTTATTCCCTATGAAGATGGGCTATCTCATTCTAAAATATTAGCAAAAACGAACGTTCAAAAGTCTGAAAATTACGAAAAGGGAGTTTTTTATAGGATTAGGATTCCTGAGTTTATTTTTGGTCAGCTTAATTTAAAAAAATATGTGCTTGCGCCAGAAGATCTTGAGGGACCTTTATTTCGTTAA
- a CDS encoding HAMP domain-containing histidine kinase, which produces MIIIKKLMLKAFLFVFIFSALGISSLYFYHSDNLKKTISQIEFEQKKSVENIIVSYYSIGDLISLRSTLDNLNTKHNWTKSSFSNLDGEIIWKNDHINKCKGNSVLFSDLILTSGSYNIVTNLGTAIGTFNFTNCNSQIIKNKNNDILVTLFGLVLFIALYFFTFSFLIQVSLRPLEDTLKKIYIEGRKVDLFLQPDKNEDEAISIKRLFNALVDKSKSYYLKEKENEMLKATTSLAIQVAHDIRSPLAALDIAAQSIPADTKFEKIIFNSAINRIHDLANDLLSKNKESESPEKQIEKFSIARLLNIIISEKRLEYSQNNKVQIHFELLKGGYESFSVFSKKEFSRIISNLINNSVEASSEILNNIFITLDSSCDDVLIEISDTGKGISSDYLDKIFIRGKSIGKDTGNGLGLSHAKSVIESFGGSIEIKSILEKGTTITIKLPKIKPPKSFMNKIELKTDTKILLIEDDQSVHIAWESRLKREIISFLKIEDFKKWIETRDNGEYIYIFDYEFKNENRNGLETILELGIEKQSILCTSHFENPVIQKTCKKHGIGLVEKSMIPYIPIEIKGKSSSKTISILIDDDPLVRMVWDIQAKKKGIEFVSYSNKEEFYSNISTFRKDSPIYIDSSLGEGINGEDIVKDLLNSGYQKVALATGFDKDKFGDLASKIEIRGKEAPW; this is translated from the coding sequence TAGAAAATATTATTGTTTCCTACTATAGCATAGGAGATTTAATTTCTTTACGTTCTACACTTGATAATCTCAATACTAAACATAACTGGACAAAATCTAGTTTTTCAAATTTGGATGGGGAAATAATTTGGAAAAATGATCATATAAACAAATGTAAAGGAAATAGCGTATTATTTTCTGATTTAATTTTAACAAGTGGAAGCTATAATATTGTAACAAATCTAGGCACTGCAATTGGAACTTTTAATTTCACAAATTGTAATAGCCAAATTATCAAAAATAAAAATAATGATATACTTGTAACTCTCTTTGGATTGGTACTATTCATAGCTCTTTATTTTTTTACATTTAGTTTTCTAATTCAAGTTTCTTTGAGACCCTTAGAAGACACTCTAAAAAAAATATATATCGAAGGTCGTAAAGTAGACTTATTCTTACAACCAGACAAAAATGAAGATGAAGCAATATCAATCAAACGTTTATTCAACGCTCTTGTTGATAAATCCAAATCCTATTATTTAAAAGAAAAGGAAAATGAAATGTTAAAAGCAACCACTTCATTAGCGATACAAGTTGCACATGACATACGCTCACCTTTAGCGGCCCTTGATATCGCTGCTCAATCTATTCCTGCGGATACAAAATTTGAAAAGATTATTTTTAATTCCGCTATAAATCGAATTCATGACCTTGCAAATGATCTCTTGAGTAAAAATAAAGAATCTGAAAGTCCTGAAAAACAAATTGAAAAATTCTCAATAGCAAGACTTCTAAATATTATTATTTCTGAAAAAAGGCTCGAATATTCCCAAAATAACAAAGTACAAATTCATTTTGAACTATTAAAAGGTGGATACGAATCTTTTAGTGTCTTTAGTAAAAAAGAGTTTTCTAGAATAATTTCCAATCTTATAAATAACTCCGTAGAAGCATCAAGTGAGATTCTAAACAATATCTTTATTACATTAGACTCGTCATGTGATGACGTTTTAATAGAAATTAGCGATACAGGAAAAGGAATATCCTCTGATTATTTAGACAAAATATTTATCAGAGGAAAATCAATTGGAAAAGATACTGGAAATGGATTAGGTCTCTCTCACGCAAAATCTGTCATTGAGTCGTTCGGAGGAAGTATTGAAATAAAAAGTATTCTTGAAAAAGGTACCACTATCACTATTAAACTACCTAAAATCAAACCTCCAAAGTCTTTTATGAATAAAATTGAACTAAAAACTGATACCAAAATTTTGCTGATAGAAGATGATCAATCTGTCCATATAGCTTGGGAATCAAGATTAAAAAGAGAGATAATTTCTTTTTTAAAAATAGAAGATTTTAAAAAGTGGATAGAAACTCGAGACAACGGAGAATATATCTATATTTTTGACTATGAATTTAAAAATGAAAACAGGAATGGACTAGAAACTATCCTTGAGCTAGGAATCGAAAAGCAGAGTATCCTATGTACTAGTCATTTTGAAAATCCTGTAATACAAAAAACTTGTAAGAAACATGGAATTGGTTTAGTTGAAAAAAGTATGATTCCTTATATTCCAATTGAGATCAAAGGGAAATCATCCTCAAAGACTATATCAATTCTCATTGACGATGATCCTTTAGTAAGAATGGTGTGGGATATACAAGCTAAGAAAAAAGGAATCGAATTTGTAAGTTATTCTAATAAAGAAGAATTCTATTCAAATATTTCAACCTTCAGAAAAGATTCTCCAATATACATTGACTCTTCTCTTGGTGAAGGTATTAACGGAGAAGATATTGTCAAAGATCTTCTCAATTCTGGTTATCAAAAAGTTGCTCTTGCAACTGGTTTTGATAAAGATAAGTTCGGAGACTTAGCTTCAAAAATCGAAATTCGAGGAAAAGAAGCTCCCTGGTAG